One segment of Brachypodium distachyon chloroplast, complete genome DNA contains the following:
- the petB gene encoding cytochrome b6 encodes MKFSYTVLRGGLRLVTYLNKVYDWFEERLEIQAIADDITSKYVPPHVNIFYCLGGITLTCFLVQVATGFAMTFYYRPTVTEAFSSVQYIMTEANFGWLIRSVHRWSASMMVLMMILHVFRVYLTGGFKKPRELTWVTGVVLAVLTASFGVTGYSLPWDQIGYWAVKIVTGVPDAIPVIGSPLVELLRGSASVGQSTLTRFYSLHTFVLPLLTAVFMLMHFPMIRKQGISGPL; translated from the coding sequence ATGAAATTTTCATATACGGTTCTTAGAGGGGGACTTAGGTTAGTTACCTATCTCAATAAAGTATATGATTGGTTTGAGGAACGTCTTGAGATTCAGGCAATTGCAGATGATATAACTAGTAAATATGTTCCTCCTCATGTCAACATATTTTATTGTTTAGGGGGAATTACACTTACTTGCTTTCTAGTACAAGTCGCTACCGGTTTTGCTATGACTTTTTACTATCGCCCAACTGTTACAGAGGCTTTTTCCTCGGTTCAATACATAATGACCGAGGCCAACTTTGGTTGGTTAATCCGATCAGTTCATCGATGGTCAGCAAGTATGATGGTTCTAATGATGATCCTACATGTATTTCGTGTGTATCTCACAGGTGGATTTAAAAAACCCCGCGAATTAACTTGGGTCACAGGTGTGGTTTTGGCTGTTTTGACTGCATCGTTTGGTGTAACGGGTTATTCTTTGCCTTGGGATCAAATTGGTTATTGGGCAGTCAAAATTGTGACAGGTGTACCTGATGCGATTCCGGTAATAGGATCGCCTCTAGTGGAGTTATTACGTGGAAGTGCTAGTGTGGGCCAATCCACTTTGACTCGTTTTTATAGTTTACATACCTTTGTACTTCCTCTGCTTACTGCCGTATTTATGTTAATGCACTTTCCAATGATACGTAAGCAAGGTATTTCGGGTCCTTTATAG
- the petD gene encoding cytochrome b6/f complex subunit IV: MGVTKKPDLNDPVLRAKLAKGMGHNYYGEPAWPNDLLYIFPVVILGTIACNVGLAVLEPSMIGEPADPFATPLEILPEWYFFPVFQILRTVPNKLLGVLLMVSVPTGLLTVPFLENVNKFQNPFRRPVATTVFLIGTAVALWLGIGATLPIDKSLTLGLF, from the exons ATGGGAGT AACAAAGAAACCAGACTTAAATGATCCTGTATTAAGAGCAAAATTAGCTAAAGGGATGGGACATAATTATTACGGCGAACCCGCGTGGCCCAACGATCTTTTATATATTTTTCCAGTAGTAATTCTAGGTACTATTGCATGTAATGTAGGTTTAGCTGTTCTCGAGCCATCAATGATTGGTGAACCCGCGGATCCGTTTGCAACTCCTTTGGAAATATTACCCGAGTGGTACTTCTTTCCCGTGTTTCAAATACTCCGTACGGTACCCAATAAGTTATTGGGCGTTCTCTTAATGGTTTCTGTGCCAACAGGCTTATTGACAGTACCTTTTCTAGAGAATGTCAACAAATTCCAAAATCCATTTCGTCGCCCGGTAGCTACGACCGTTTTTTTAATCGGTACTGCAGTAGCTCTTTGGTTAGGTATTGGAGCAACATTACCCATTGATAAATCCTTAACTTTAGGCCTTTTTTAG
- the rpoA gene encoding RNA polymerase alpha subunit (stop codon not determined), translated as MVREEVAGSTQTLQWKCVESRVDSKRLYYGRFILSPLIKGQADTVGIALRRALLGEIEGTCITRAKFGSVPHEYSTIAGIEESVQEILVNLKEIVLRSNLYGVRDASICVKGPRCITAQDIILPPSVEVVDTAQPIANLTEPIDFCIQLQIKRDRGYQTELRKNYQDGSYPIDAVSMPVRNVNYSIFSCGNGNEKHEILFLEIWTNGSLTPKEALYEASRNLIDLFLPFLHAEEEGTGFEENKNRFTPPLFTFQKRLTNRKKNKKGIPLNFIFIDQLELPSRTYNYLKRANIHTLLDLLSKTEEDLMRIDSFRMEDGKQIWDTLEKHLPVDLLKNKLS; from the coding sequence ATGGTTCGAGAGGAGGTAGCAGGATCCACTCAAACATTACAGTGGAAGTGTGTTGAATCAAGAGTAGATAGTAAGCGTCTTTATTATGGTCGTTTCATTCTGTCCCCGCTTATAAAAGGTCAAGCAGATACCGTCGGTATTGCCTTGCGAAGAGCTTTACTTGGAGAAATAGAAGGAACATGTATCACACGTGCAAAATTTGGAAGCGTGCCACACGAATATTCTACAATAGCGGGTATTGAAGAATCCGTACAAGAAATTTTAGTAAATTTGAAAGAAATTGTATTGAGAAGTAATCTCTATGGAGTTAGAGACGCATCCATTTGCGTCAAAGGTCCCAGATGCATAACTGCTCAAGATATCATCTTACCACCTTCCGTAGAAGTCGTTGATACGGCACAGCCTATAGCTAACTTGACCGAGCCCATTGATTTCTGTATTCAGTTACAGATCAAGAGAGATCGTGGATATCAGACGGAACTTAGAAAGAACTATCAAGATGGAAGTTATCCTATAGATGCTGTATCCATGCCTGTTCGAAATGTGAATTATAGTATTTTTTCTTGTGGGAATGGAAATGAAAAACACGAGATACTTTTTCTCGAAATATGGACTAATGGAAGTTTAACCCCTAAGGAAGCGCTTTATGAGGCTTCTCGTAATTTGATTGATTTATTTCTTCCTTTTCTACACGCAGAGGAAGAGGGAACTGGTTTCGAAGAAAATAAAAACAGGTTTACTCCACCCCTTTTTACTTTTCAAAAAAGATTGACTAATCGAAAGAAAAACAAAAAAGGAATTCCATTGAATTTTATTTTTATTGATCAATTAGAATTGCCTTCTAGAACGTATAATTATCTCAAAAGGGCCAATATACATACACTATTGGACCTTTTGAGTAAGACTGAAGAAGATCTTATGAGAATTGACAGTTTTCGTATGGAAGATGGAAAACAGATATGGGACACTCTAGAGAAGCATCTCCCAGTTGATTTACTTAAGAATAAGCTCTCG
- the rps11 gene encoding ribosomal protein S11, whose translation MAKAVPKIGSRKRVRIGLRRNARFSLRKSARRITKGVIHVQASFNNTIITVTDPQGRVVFWSSAGTCGFKSSRKASPYAGQRTAVDAIRTVGLQRAEVMVKGAGSGRDAALRAIAKSGVRLSCIRDVTPMPHNGCRPPKKRRL comes from the coding sequence ATGGCAAAAGCTGTACCAAAAATAGGTTCACGTAAGAGAGTGCGTATTGGTTTACGTAGGAATGCACGTTTTAGTTTACGGAAGAGTGCACGTAGAATAACAAAAGGGGTTATTCATGTTCAAGCTAGTTTCAACAATACCATTATAACTGTTACAGACCCACAAGGTCGAGTGGTTTTCTGGTCCTCTGCGGGTACTTGTGGATTCAAAAGCTCAAGAAAAGCATCACCCTATGCTGGTCAAAGAACAGCAGTCGATGCTATTCGTACAGTAGGTTTACAACGAGCAGAAGTTATGGTAAAGGGCGCTGGTAGTGGAAGAGATGCCGCATTACGAGCCATTGCTAAAAGTGGTGTGCGCTTAAGTTGTATACGCGATGTAACACCTATGCCGCATAATGGATGTCGACCGCCTAAAAAAAGGCGTCTGTAA
- the rpl36 gene encoding ribosomal protein L36, producing MKIRASVRKICTKCRLIRRRGRIRVICSNPKHKQRQG from the coding sequence ATGAAAATAAGAGCTTCCGTTCGTAAAATTTGTACAAAATGTCGACTGATTCGTAGGCGTGGCCGAATTAGAGTCATTTGCTCCAACCCGAAACATAAACAAAGACAGGGATAA
- the infA gene encoding translation initiation factor 1 — MTEKKNRREKKNPREAKVTFEGLVTEALPNGMFRVRLENDTIILGYISGKIRSSSIRILMGDRVKIEVSRYDSSKGRIIYRLPHKDSKRIEDSKDSEDLKDSEDLKD; from the coding sequence ATGACAGAAAAAAAAAATAGGCGAGAAAAGAAAAACCCGAGAGAAGCAAAAGTAACTTTCGAAGGTTTAGTTACGGAAGCCCTACCCAACGGAATGTTCCGCGTTCGTCTAGAGAATGACACCATCATCCTGGGCTATATTTCAGGAAAGATTCGGTCTAGTTCTATACGAATACTGATGGGGGATAGGGTCAAAATTGAAGTAAGTCGTTATGATTCAAGCAAGGGACGTATCATTTATAGACTTCCCCATAAGGATTCGAAGCGTATCGAAGACTCGAAGGATAGCGAAGATTTGAAGGATAGCGAAGATTTGAAGGATTAG
- the rps8 gene encoding ribosomal protein S8 has protein sequence MGKDTIADLLTSIRNADMNKKATVRVVSTNITENIVKILLREGFIESVRKHQERNRYFLVLTLRHQKRKTRKGIYRTRTFLKRISRPGLRIYTNYQGIPKVLGGMGIAILSTSRGIMTDREARLNRIGGEVLCYIW, from the coding sequence ATGGGCAAAGACACTATTGCTGATTTACTAACCTCTATAAGAAACGCGGACATGAATAAAAAAGCAACAGTTCGAGTAGTATCTACAAATATTACTGAAAACATTGTAAAAATACTTCTACGAGAGGGTTTTATTGAAAGTGTTCGGAAACATCAGGAACGTAACAGATATTTCTTGGTTTTAACTTTGCGACATCAAAAGAGAAAGACTAGAAAAGGAATATATAGAACAAGAACTTTTTTAAAGCGTATCAGCCGACCCGGCTTACGAATTTATACCAACTATCAAGGAATTCCTAAAGTTTTGGGTGGAATGGGAATTGCTATTCTTTCTACTTCTCGAGGGATAATGACAGATCGAGAGGCTCGACTAAACAGAATTGGGGGAGAAGTCTTATGTTATATATGGTAA
- the rpl14 gene encoding ribosomal protein L14, whose protein sequence is MIQPQTLLNVADNSGARKLMCIRVIGTAGNQRYARIGDVIVAVIKDAVPQMPLERSEVIRAVIVRTCKEFKCEDGIIIRYDDNAAVIIDQKGNPKGTRVFGAITEELRELNFTKIVSLAPEVL, encoded by the coding sequence ATGATTCAACCTCAGACCCTTTTAAATGTAGCAGATAATAGTGGAGCTCGAAAATTGATGTGTATTCGAGTCATAGGAACTGCTGGTAATCAGCGATATGCTCGTATTGGTGATGTTATTGTTGCTGTAATCAAAGACGCAGTGCCCCAAATGCCTCTAGAAAGATCCGAAGTAATTCGAGCTGTAATTGTACGTACATGTAAAGAGTTCAAATGTGAAGACGGTATAATAATCCGCTATGATGACAATGCAGCGGTTATAATTGATCAAAAAGGAAATCCAAAAGGAACTCGAGTTTTTGGGGCGATCACCGAGGAATTGAGAGAATTGAATTTTACCAAAATAGTTTCATTAGCTCCTGAAGTATTATAA
- the rpl16 gene encoding ribosomal protein L16, translating to MLSPKRTKFRKQHRGRMKGKSCRGNRICFGRYALQALEPTWITARQIEAGRRAITRYARRGGKIWVRIFPDKPVTLRPTETRMGSGKGSPEYWVAVVKPGRILYEMGGVSETVARAAISIAASKMPIRSQFIRLEI from the exons ATGCTTAGT CCCAAAAGAACCAAATTTCGCAAACAACATAGAGGAAGAATGAAAGGAAAATCCTGCCGAGGCAATCGTATTTGTTTTGGTAGATATGCTCTTCAAGCACTTGAACCCACTTGGATCACGGCGAGACAGATAGAAGCGGGACGAAGAGCAATAACACGATATGCACGTCGTGGTGGAAAAATATGGGTACGTATATTTCCCGACAAACCAGTTACACTAAGACCCACGGAAACACGTATGGGCTCGGGAAAGGGGTCCCCCGAATATTGGGTAGCTGTTGTTAAACCAGGTCGTATACTTTATGAAATGGGTGGAGTATCCGAAACTGTAGCTAGAGCAGCTATCTCCATAGCTGCCAGTAAAATGCCCATACGAAGTCAATTTATTCGATTAGAGATATAG
- the rps3 gene encoding ribosomal protein S3 produces MGQKINPLGFRLGTTQKHHSFWFAQPKNYSEGLQEDKKIRNCIKNYIQKNRKKGSNRKIESDSSSEVITHNRKMDSGSSSEVITHIEIQKEIDTIHVIIHIGFPNLLKKKGVIEELEKDLQKEINSVNQRLNISIEKVKEPYRQPNILAEYIAFQLKNRVSFRKAIKKAIELTKKADIRGVKVKIAGRLGGKEIARAECIKKGRLPLQTIRAKIDYCCYPIRTIYGVLGVKIWIFVDEE; encoded by the coding sequence ATGGGACAAAAAATAAATCCACTTGGTTTCAGACTTGGTACAACCCAAAAACACCATTCCTTTTGGTTCGCACAACCAAAAAATTATTCTGAGGGTCTACAGGAAGATAAAAAAATAAGGAATTGTATCAAGAACTATATACAAAAAAATAGGAAAAAGGGCTCGAATAGAAAAATAGAATCAGACTCAAGTTCCGAAGTAATTACACATAATAGAAAAATGGACTCAGGTTCAAGTTCCGAAGTAATTACACATATAGAAATTCAAAAAGAAATTGATACGATCCACGTCATAATCCATATAGGATTTCCAAATTTATTAAAGAAAAAGGGAGTAATCGAAGAATTAGAGAAAGATCTACAAAAAGAAATTAACTCTGTAAACCAGAGACTTAATATTTCTATCGAAAAAGTTAAAGAGCCTTATAGACAACCTAACATTCTTGCAGAATATATAGCTTTTCAATTAAAAAATCGAGTTTCATTCCGAAAGGCAATAAAAAAAGCCATTGAATTAACTAAAAAAGCAGATATAAGGGGAGTCAAAGTAAAAATAGCGGGTCGTCTCGGAGGAAAAGAAATTGCACGTGCGGAATGCATCAAAAAGGGTAGACTTCCTCTCCAAACAATTCGCGCTAAAATTGATTATTGTTGCTATCCAATTCGAACTATCTATGGAGTATTAGGTGTAAAAATTTGGATATTCGTAGATGAAGAATAA
- the rpl22 gene encoding ribosomal protein L22: MTSFKLVKYIPRIKKKKSGLRKLARKVPTDRLLKFERVFKAQKRIHMSVFKAQRVLDEIRWRYYEETVMILNLMPYRASYPILKLVYSAAANAAHYRDFDKANLFITKAEVSRSTIMKKFRPRARGRSFPIKKSMCHITIALNIVKRSK; this comes from the coding sequence ATGACAAGTTTCAAATTAGTAAAGTATATCCCTAGGATAAAGAAGAAGAAAAGTGGGCTAAGGAAACTTGCAAGGAAAGTTCCAACCGATCGTCTACTTAAGTTCGAGCGAGTTTTCAAAGCACAAAAACGTATCCATATGTCTGTCTTCAAAGCACAAAGGGTTCTTGATGAGATTCGCTGGCGTTACTATGAGGAAACAGTTATGATACTGAACCTCATGCCTTATCGAGCATCTTATCCCATCTTAAAGTTGGTTTATTCGGCAGCAGCAAATGCTGCTCATTATAGGGATTTCGACAAAGCGAATTTATTCATAACTAAAGCCGAAGTCAGTAGAAGTACTATTATGAAAAAATTCAGACCTCGGGCTCGAGGGCGCAGTTTCCCCATAAAAAAAAGCATGTGTCATATAACAATTGCACTAAATATAGTAAAGAGATCTAAATAA
- the rps19 gene encoding ribosomal protein S19 yields MTRKKTNPFVAHHLLAKIEKVNMKEEKETIVTWSRASSILPTMVGHTIAIHNGKEHIPIYITNPMVGRKLGEFVPTRHFTSYENARKDTKSRR; encoded by the coding sequence GTGACACGAAAAAAAACGAATCCTTTTGTAGCTCATCATTTATTGGCAAAAATAGAAAAGGTCAATATGAAGGAGGAGAAAGAAACAATAGTAACGTGGTCCCGGGCATCTAGCATTCTACCCACAATGGTTGGCCATACAATCGCGATTCATAATGGAAAGGAACATATACCTATTTACATAACAAATCCTATGGTAGGTCGCAAATTGGGGGAATTCGTACCTACTCGGCATTTCACGAGTTATGAAAATGCAAGAAAGGATACTAAATCTCGTCGTTAA
- the rpl2 gene encoding ribosomal protein L2: MAKHLYKTPISSTRKGTVDRQVKSNPRNNLIHGRHRCGKGRNSRGIITARHRGGGHKRLYRKIDFRRNQKDISGRIVTIEYDPNRNAYICLIHYGDGEKRYILHPRGAIIGDTIVSGTKVPISMGNALPLTDMPLGTAMHNIEITRGRGGQLARAAGAVAKLIAKEGKSATLRLPSGEVRLVSQNCLATVGQVGNVGVNQKSLGRAGSKCWLGKRPIVRGVVMNPVDHPHGGGEGKAPIGRKKPTTPWGYPALGRRTRKRKKYSDSFILRRRK; this comes from the exons ACGGCGAAACATTTATACAAAACACCTATCTCGAGTACACGCAAGGGAACCGTAGACAGGCAAGTGAAATCCAATCCACGAAATAATTTGATCCATGGACGGCACCGTTGTGGTAAAGGTCGTAATTCCAGAGGAATCATTACCGCAAGGCATAGAGGGGGAGGTCATAAACGCCTATACCGTAAAATCGATTTTCGACGGAATCAAAAAGACATATCTGGTAGAATCGTAACCATAGAATACGACCCTAATCGAAATGCATACATTTGTCTCATACACTATGGGGATGGTGAGAAGAGATATATTTTACATCCCAGAGGGGCTATAATTGGAGATACTATTGTTTCTGGTACAAAAGTTCCTATATCAATGGGAAATGCCCTACCTTTGA CCGATATGCCCTTAGGCACGGCCATGCATAACATAGAAATCACACGTGGAAGGGGTGGCCAATTAGCTAGAGCAGCAGGTGCTGTAGCGAAACTTATTGCAAAAGAGGGTAAATCAGCCACTTTAAGATTACCATCTGGGGAGGTCCGTTTAGTATCCCAAAACTGCTTAGCAACAGTCGGACAAGTGGGTAATGTTGGGGTGAACCAAAAAAGTTTGGGTAGAGCCGGATCTAAGTGTTGGCTAGGTAAACGCCCCATAGTAAGAGGGGTAGTTATGAACCCTGTGGACCACCCCCATGGGGGCGGTGAAGGGAAAGCCCCCATTGGTAGAAAAAAACCCACAACCCCTTGGGGTTATCCTGCGCTTGGAAGAAGAACTAGGAAAAGGAAAAAATATAGCGATAGTTTTATTCTTCGTCGCCGTAAGTAA
- the rpl23 gene encoding ribosomal protein L23, protein MDGIKYAVFTEKSLRLLGKNQYTFNVESGFTKTEIKHWVELFFGVKVVAVNSHRLPGKGRRIGPILGHTMHYRRMIITLQPGYSIPLLDREKN, encoded by the coding sequence ATGGATGGAATCAAATACGCAGTATTTACAGAAAAAAGTCTTCGTTTATTGGGAAAGAATCAATATACTTTTAATGTCGAATCAGGATTCACTAAGACAGAAATAAAGCATTGGGTCGAACTCTTCTTTGGTGTTAAGGTAGTAGCTGTGAATAGCCATCGACTACCCGGAAAGGGTAGAAGAATAGGACCTATTCTGGGACATACAATGCATTACAGACGTATGATCATTACCCTTCAACCGGGTTATTCTATTCCACTTCTAGATAGAGAAAAAAACTAA
- the ndhB gene encoding NADH dehydrogenase subunit 2 (RNA edited conceptual translation not provided) encodes MIWHVQNENFILDSTRIFMKALHLLLFHGSFIFPECILIFGLILLLMIDSTSDQKDRPWFYFISSTSLVISITALLFRWREEPIISFSGNFQTNNFNEIFQFLILLCSTLCIPLSVEYIECTEMAITEFLLFVLTATLGGMFLCGANDLITIFVASECFSLCSYLLSGYTKRDLRSNEATMKYLLMGGASSSILVHGFSWLYGSSGGEIELQEIVNGLINTQMYNSPGISIALISITVGLGFKLSPAPFHQWTPDVYEGSPTPVVAFLSVTSKVAASASATRILDIPFYFSSNEWHLLLEILAILSMILGNLLAITQTSMKRMLAYSSIGQIGYVIIGIIVGDSNDGYASMITYMLFYISMNLGTFACIVLFGLRTGTDNIRDYAGLYTKDPFLALSLALCLLSLGGLPPLAGFFGKLYLFWCGWQAGLYFLVSIGLLTSVLSIYYYLKIIKLLMTGRNQEITPYVRNYRRSPLRSNNSIELSMTVCVIASTIPGISMNPILAIAQDTLF; translated from the exons ATGATCTGGCATGTACAGAATGAAAACTTCATTCTCGATTCTACGAGAATTTTTATGAAAGCGCTTCATTTGCTTCTCTTCCATGGAAGTTTCATTTTCCCAGAATGTATCCTAATTTTTGGCCTAATTCTTCTTCTGATGATCGATTCAACCTCTGATCAAAAAGATAGACCTTGGTTCTATTTCATCTCTTCAACAAGTTTAGTAATAAGCATAACGGCCCTATTGTTCCGATGGAGAGAAGAACCTATAATTAGCTTTTCGGGAAATTTCCAAACGAACAATTTCAACGAAATCTTTCAATTTCTCATTTTATTATGTTCAACTTTATGTATTCCTCTATCCGTAGAGTACATTGAATGTACAGAAATGGCTATAACAGAGTTTCTGTTATTCGTATTAACAGCTACTCTAGGGGGAATGTTTTTATGTGGTGCTAACGATTTAATAACTATCTTTGTAGCTTCAGAATGTTTCAGTTTATGTTCCTACCTATTGTCTGGATATACCAAGAGAGATCTACGGTCTAATGAGGCTACTATGAAATATTTACTCATGGGTGGGGCAAGCTCTTCTATTCTGGTTCATGGTTTCTCTTGGCTATATGGTTCATCTGGGGGGGAGATCGAGCTTCAAGAAATTGTGAACGGTCTTATCAATACACAAATGTATAACTCCCCAGGAATTTCAATTGCGCTTATATCCATCACTGTAGGACTTGGGTTCAAGCTTTCCCCAGCCCCTTTTCATCAATGGACTCCTGACGTCTACGAAGGA TCCCCCACTCCAGTCGTTGCTTTTCTTTCTGTTACTTCGAAAGTAGCTGCTTCAGCTTCAGCCACGCGAATTCTCGATATTCCTTTTTATTTCTCATCAAACGAATGGCATCTTCTTCTGGAAATCCTAGCTATTCTTAGCATGATTTTGGGGAATCTCCTTGCTATTACTCAAACAAGCATGAAACGTATGCTTGCATATTCGTCCATAGGGCAAATCGGATATGTAATTATTGGAATAATTGTTGGAGACTCAAATGATGGATATGCAAGCATGATAACTTATATGCTGTTCTATATCTCCATGAATCTAGGAACTTTTGCTTGCATTGTATTATTTGGTCTACGTACCGGAACTGATAACATTCGAGATTATGCAGGATTATACACGAAAGATCCTTTTTTGGCTCTCTCTTTAGCCCTATGTCTCTTATCCCTAGGAGGCCTTCCTCCACTAGCAGGTTTCTTCGGAAAACTCTATCTATTCTGGTGTGGATGGCAAGCAGGCCTATATTTCTTGGTTTCAATAGGACTCCTTACGAGCGTTCTTTCTATCTACTATTATCTAAAAATAATAAAGTTATTAATGACTGGACGAAACCAAGAAATAACCCCTTATGTGAGAAATTATAGAAGATCCCCTTTAAGATCAAACAATTCCATCGAATTGAGTATGACTGTATGTGTGATAGCATCTACTATACCAGGAATATCAATGAATCCCATTCTTGCAATTGCTCAGGATACCCTCTTTTAG
- the rps7 gene encoding ribosomal protein S7 produces MSRRGTAEKRTAKSDPIFRNRLVNMVVNRIMKDGKKSLAYQILYRAVKKIQQKTETNPLLVLRQAIRRVTPNIGVKTRRNKKGSTRKVPIEIGSKQGRALAIRWLLEASQKRPGRNMAFKLSSELVDAAKGSGGAIRKKEATHRMAEANRALAHFR; encoded by the coding sequence ATGTCACGTCGAGGTACTGCAGAAAAAAGAACTGCAAAATCCGATCCAATTTTTCGTAATCGATTAGTTAACATGGTGGTTAACCGTATTATGAAAGACGGAAAAAAATCATTGGCTTATCAAATTCTCTATCGAGCCGTCAAAAAGATTCAACAAAAGACAGAAACAAATCCACTATTGGTTTTACGTCAAGCAATACGTAGAGTAACTCCCAATATAGGAGTAAAAACAAGACGTAATAAAAAAGGATCGACGCGGAAAGTTCCGATTGAAATAGGATCTAAACAAGGAAGAGCACTTGCCATTCGTTGGTTATTAGAAGCATCCCAAAAGCGTCCGGGTCGAAATATGGCTTTCAAATTAAGTTCCGAATTAGTAGATGCTGCCAAAGGGAGTGGGGGTGCCATACGCAAAAAGGAAGCGACTCATAGAATGGCAGAGGCAAATAGAGCTCTTGCACATTTTCGTTAA